The stretch of DNA ATCCCTTTTCTTCTATGTATTTTCCCAAATGTGGAGGAAGACCTGCCAATGCTTCGCACTGGCTAAATTCACATGACCTCTGGTGGGGTTCTTGGCCTCTCACCTTTCTGCACAACTCTGAGTCGCACTTCACCAATTGTGCCATCAACATCTGGTGGGTTCTTCACCTGGCAGGTGAATGTCCCATTGTCAGTGGGCTGCAAGTTCCAGATAACGATGGAAACATCATTACGCTCAATATTCCCATCCCAGGTGACTCGTTCTTTAAACCGCCCAGCGGACAGCTTGTAGGGCTCCTTCAGGTAATAAAATACCTACAAGAAAGAAAGGAATCTGTCATTCCTACGCACTGTGCGGTGTTTGTGATAGAAGCAGCGCGTGGAAGTGGAATGGCACTGGCTGAGGCACATGGCCGAAGCTGAAGAGAGCTGTGTTGGCCCAGTCACTCTCAGATGAGCTCTGAGGCCATTTCAAAAGACGGTGCCTTGtgcatttcagctgtgcttgcccatTCATACCCACACCTGGAATTTTTGCAGTCACCGGGCTTACCCAGTGCTGGGCCTTGGGACTGGTTTGTTTGAGCAAGTGTGCATCAATGAAATGGAGTGTAAAGGTCTCACTCACTGGCTCATGAGAGCTCAGGTCCTCAGGCTGGAAGTTCCACGTCACTGACAGGTGCTGGCTAATagggctgctgctggaaaaggtGCATTTTAACCGCAGGTTAGTGCCGTTCACAGCATCCACTTCCTTGGAAGTGTAAACTTCCACGGCTGCCGCAGGCCACAGTGCTGCAGGGAAAACAGCAGGGGTTAGAGGTAAAGAAAGCTGCTGTCTAGGAGTAAGCTCATCACTTTTCCTTATCTGCATTTAGTCTATGCAGGAGCCTGCCTTATCTATCCCTGTCAATGTTTAACCTGACAGTCAGAAGCACACAGATGTAATTACactgagggaggtgatcctgtGTATGCAGAgatcacctgcgcttcatgGATTTTGTCAGCTGATGTGCAAGCTGCgcagtgctggttttgagggACTTTGCAGTCGTCTGAACTGCTGGTACAGGGCTTGCTTTGTAGTTTTGTGGCTGCACAGTTACACTTACAGATCTGATAACTGGTTGAGAAAGGACCACTGAGAAGGGCTTGTCTATAGGGATAATAGACTTTGTTTGGGGGGGAAATGTCTCTTTTCAGGCATGAGCAAACTTGACATCTAGGAGGTGCAATGCTGTTGTAAAAGCCACCCCTCCTTAAATATACACTTGCTCCTGACTGGCACCGAAGATATCATATAACTTTTCATGTGCTTGTCCTGGTCACATTTTCACAAGTGATTACATTCTACTGCACTTAACTCCCCAAGcagatttcttcagaaaagtagTCCTGCCCTTTCAAGGAGCACTGCTGAGCCCCAGTAAACAATTGCTATTTCCTGTGCTAGAACTTTCCTTTATATGCTTTGTATTATCAGCCTGAGTGTCCTGCACACCATGGTGAAAACTGCTCTTATTGATGTAAGAAGTGCCTGTTAGAAGGTTAATAGCCCAGCTGGACAACTACAGTCAAATATAGTAAGGCTGAGGAACTCTACAGGAAATCCTCAAGGTAAATCTGTAAGCATTTGCTTGTCAAAGAAACATCCTCTGTTAACCAAACCACCGcagctgcctttttaaaaataaggtagCATCGCTAAGTTGGTGCTACGCTGAAAGAGAGACAATCAGCAAGAGAGAGCATCAagacacagaaagaagaaaaatgaaaaataggaaaacCAAAGGGTTGCTGGTGAAGATGCCTCACGCCTGAGCCCCGGTTGTCCTCTGGCTTGTTCTGCCATTCCAGACCGAGTTCAATCACTCTGGCAGATTGGTGCTGCCAAAACTGTGGTACTGTAAGTGCTCACTTTTTTCCCCGCAGTCGCGGAGTTGCTTGCCTGACTGCTTTAGCTCTCCGAGTTAGTTAGCGGGTTAGTTCCTGCAAAACAGCAGGGCTGAGCTAAAaatcttgctgctgctgaaagggaCAGTCCTCCCTGTTCCTTATCATGTGCTCCCATTAGCTTCCTTTTCCTCACTGGTCAGACTAACCCACCAGAAAAAGAAGATATTCACTGTCACTTTAGGAAGATAGGTTAACACATGCCAGTGTGATTCAAGCAAAGAAAAGTTTATCTGGGGTTGTAAAATATGGCTTCATAACAAAGACAATCCATaccttttctgtatttgaaaagaatTTATAATCAAAGATTTCCTtgccaaataatttttctcaaaggagaaaatatttgaaatgccAAAACATTGAAAGTGTTCACATTTGAAAAACTTCATTGGCAGAGATCATGTTACTCATCCAAAGATTCGGTGtcaaatcttttcattttaaaatcccTTAAAAGAACAAGTGTGGGAAATAAgtgtaaaatacttttttcaacATAGATTACCGAGCGTATCCATGTGCTGATGCATTTGGGAAAGGAGGACATGGTGTTCTTAGATTCCAGCTATATTGATACAAGCCACTGAAAATTCAAGCGAGTTTATTGTTGGTCTGGAATCGTTGCTGTGTGAAGGATCTAAACCCAGTGCTGCCTAACAATCTCGGATTGTCTAGTAACAAAGATAGTGAAAAAAACATCTAGGAGTAAAGTCCAGATTCctggcaggaaaggaaaagatgtgTAACCAGAGCTGAGAATGAGATCAGTGTTCTTCTTCCGCTTGAACACACCTAAACCTGTTTGTTGAAGAAACTCAATCACTTCCAGTCACTTGCAGTGAACCCTGGACCGAAAGAATCACAGCAATCGTCTACAACAAGTATCTGAGACTGCCTTAAGTTGCTGCCTTAATGAGGATGATAATTAAGGGATCAGAAGAGGAAAGTCAAGATGGCAACTGAGGCCAGACAGTACCAGGTTTCCTTACCTTGGAGCTGTACCCCAAAGAAGAGGACAGCACCCAGCCACTTGGGGCCATGCATCAGGAAGACAAGTCCGTACTCCACAGGTTGAGCAGTatcagaaagagaaatttgTTTCAGGTTCTCAATAACCTGATGAAAGATGAGTTTCTCAAAGCGTTCCCAGCACAGCGGAGCAAATTCCTTTCTCTCAGCTTGGCCTGCAAGGCAATGTGTGTATTCCTTCTTGCTTGAGTCAGAGAGCGCTCCCTGCCCTTGCACTGAAAGGCAAGGTGTGGCCAGCACAGCTCGCTTATGTGTGCAAAACAGGGAGGTTTTCCAGGTaagattaatttcttctgcCTCCCATATTCCTTTGCTCTCTTGTGTTGCAATCAtccctcctcccagcttctACCTGAAACCACTCCCCTCTTGTGGGAGGTAATTTTGCTCCTAAAAGAAAATTTGCCTGAAGGTGTTTGTAGATAGCCCGAAGGAATGAAAGCCATTTGTTTAGCACAATCCTGCAAACGAtccaaaaaaagcaagccaaaaTAGCCGTGGCAGCAGTGTGGGCACATATCCAGGGGATGGAAGTGTTCTACTGAAACAGATACCTACAGTAAAGGGATCATTATAACGCTACTTGGTTGCAGCCATCCCGCAGAACTGGAGACTGCATTAACTGGGGCTTGTAAAGTTCTTGGAAAAGTCGAGAGACAATTACATTGGACACAAGTCCAGCCAGATGGTAGTCCAGGCACAGCTGGGGAAACCCCACCGTGTTCAACAAGCAGCACAAGGTAGTAGAGAAACTCAGTGtgacacaaaatattttcctggtgGCGCGTGGCAGCTGTGAGAGCATGAAACTGAGTTGTGCACGTGTGTCGGCAAAATAAGGATGTTTGCATTTGAAGACCATAAATCACTTTAACAGCAGAacctgctgctggctgtggcTGTGTTTGTGTCTGGTCCATGGTCTAGTTCCAAGAAGTCATCCCAGGTTATGAGCTTTCGTTGTGACTGATTCTAATTTTCCTTGCAGTAGTGCCAAGGCAGGGACGGGAAGGGTGCCCTAGCCTCTGGGTGTTTTGAAGGGCTCCCTTCAGCCTAGAGCTAATGAGCAGAGTGAGGGCGCTCTTGCTGTGCAGCAGTATGGGCTCCGATGGGATGTTTTGGATTACCTGGGATGCACTGAGAGGATATCAGAACTGGCCAGAACAAGGTTTTGGTGGAAAGAGGACAGCAGCAGGACTCTCTGACTTCCTGCTAATGAGCAACTGTGTGAACGGACATCTCTCCTCCTATTTGCTGCTATTAACATCCTTGTGGCAATTTCTGCGGAgaatactgaattatttttaacttttaaacttCAAGTTACAAATTTGGCAATGTAAAAAAGGACTGAGGCCATCAGTCTCATGGATTGCTCACAGAACAGCACAGACACTTATGTCTCTGCTCGTAGCTCTGAGATACCAGATATCCCTATTTTCATGGGAATAATTTGGCCCTGTGTTAACGCTTCATCACTGCATCTCCCCAGATTTCCACTCAGTTACTATTCCAAAACATCATCTCCATTTCTTTCGTTGctgacataaatatttattaggCTGGGGTTTTGTTCAGATTTTGTTTCAAGTATCTGTAAGGCAGTGCTCAGCAGTCAATTTGCTGCCGCCTCCTAAGATATTTCTGCACAGCAGCAACTTCTTATCCTCAGGCAGCCCATGCAGAGTCCAGTAGGACAAGTATGTTTCTTGCTGCAACTGCCCTTTGGCCGCTCGGGCCACATAGCAACACTACTGGCTCTCACTTGAGACTACATTTGTGTAACAACACGCAGGACTGGGAAGAGGGTCTGCTCCGATCTTTACCTGCAGACCTTCAATGTCTTGCTTCAAAACGTGCTGACTCCAGCTGTTAAGAGAAGACCATGTCCCTGACACTCTTACTAGTAACCTAAATTCTctgatgtttcattttgaaacagaagtaAGTAAAAGAAAGACCTGACAGCTAAAGAGAGAACCTTGATAAATGAAATAGGGCCCACCACATTGTGATTAGCCATGACATTAAATGGTGAGCTCTTGGGAAGGAGCAAGATGCCAGCTCCATCCTTCCAGGCATCTGGAGAGGCATCCCTTGAGATGTGTGTGGCACGTGCCGAGACGCAGAGCACCCTCCTGGGAGGAGGGAGCCTTGGCTGCCTTTGCAATGTCTGCTTTGGGCGCGAGCCCTCAAATCCCCACTATTCTCCCAACTGTATGAGCAGCGCTGCCACCTCTGTAGGCTTCAAGTGGACTGAAATGGAAAGACGGTAGGCTTCCACTCTGTCCATGCCAGCATCGCTGCTGGAAGCAAAGCCTGGAGAGGCCCTTGGCCCAGTCCCATGGAGGTGTGGAGGTCTTTGCCCGCCTAAAGTGCAAGCTGGGCAAGAGCAGGCTCCCTTgctgaggcaggcaggcaggagcccgCTGTGGTGCGAGCAGGGGACACCGTAGGGGCAGGAGCCTCCTCTAGTGGAGCCAGGCTGCTGTGCCCCAGGTTGGCAAGCCTAAGGGAAGGCACAGCACCAGTGACTTCAAACAcgtagacgtggcacttcaggacgtggtttagtgggcatggtggtgttgggttgacagttagacttgatcttaaaggtcttttccaacctaaacaattctatgattctctgacTTCTTGCAACAGGTGCTGCAAGGCCTCCATCCAGGCGGGACCATGGCAGAGGTGACTGAGCCCAGGGTCTGGACATCTCCTGGCTGTGCATGGAAGGAGGTCTCAGGCTTTCGGGATGCCTTCGCTGTGCCAtgttcccttctctttttgGCAGCTCATGAGACAGAGGCTTTCTCCAAACAGCCTTAGCCTTCCCCCTAGCATTTACCTTTCGTGAGGGCTGCTAGACTGCTAAGTAGACAGACATAAATGTGctttacagaaataaagctgATTTTATTGTAGGTGCAATTAGTAACACGACTACAAATGCTGCATGAAAATGTAGAATTGCTTCTGCAGTCTTATACAGAAACTGAGGAGAAACAGCAACACAAACAAAGCAAGTTCCCTGCTAACGAAAAAGCATGTCCTCAAGTAGCTGTTGGGAGCAGAGCATTAGCTTTAGGTCAGAGGTGTGCAGCAGGGGTTGCTGTGCTTAGCCACCACTTTTGCTGCACTCCTCGCTGTCAGTATGTATGCAGAGGTGAGTCCAGATGAAGAGCTGGCAAACACCACTCTTGAAGAGGCAGCAGGAATTAATGGGTTGTGTTAGagcaaaataacaaaagcagAGCCCAGGTTGCATCATCAGTGACTAAAACCCCCAGGTTTTACAGCCTGGGACTTACAGGCTCATCTCTGCTGGCCATGCAGTGTCTCTAGGTGCTGAGCTTCTCATAGAATTTCTGGTTCCTCTGTTTATTCCCTCCTATGTTAAGTTGCTTGCAGTAGTTGACCTTCAGAAACACTGGCTTTGAAAAGTTTTTGGGAAGGTCCTGATAGCAAAGCTAATCCAGGCTCATTTagctctcctgctgctcctaGGCCAGTTACCACAGTTTCTCCTGAGACTTGAACTGGGCTGGTGCAGAGCAGCCACCCCTTGCTGTCAATGACGTTCTGTGAGGAGGTTTTGAGCCTCCGCACTTCCTGACATGGGCTTATTTTATCATATGTGTTCTGTGTCTTTCTTGGCTGCTTGCAGGTTTCACTGGAAACAGTGAGTctccccagcactgctcagTTCGTTGCTGTACAcaattctgggaaaaaaatcttgggCCTCTTTCTTGTAAGTGAGAACTTGAAAAGCCAGTGTGTTCTTTCTTCCCTTGCAGCCAGCCGCAGGGATGCCAATCTGATGTGGTAGAGAAGAGCAAGAGAAGGAGGAACACAAGGATGAGGTTGGAGCAGTCCTTGCCTCTCCTGGGACTCCTGCTGTGTGTGGGTGAGTACAGCTGGCCAGAAGCCTGTGGGGACCGGCAGGGTGGCTGCCCAGGGGctgcaaaggagaaagcatGGGGGCATGCGCCTGGTTTTGCAAAGTACCTGCAGCCACATCTCCTGCAACTGGCACGTACAGTGCCTAtggagctgctgctctccagagcAAGTGTTCCACTCAGGGTGCAGGTTGCAGGgacagagaaatgggaatccAACCCTCTCAGGCTAGAGAAAAGAAGCTAAGGTCCCTAGTCAAATTTTGCTTGCTAGCTGATCCACTAAGGCACCTGGGCTCCAAACTTcatgcagcagggctggagcttgATGCACTGCCTTCTGCAGCAGTGTGAACTATAAGATTCTGtgcttttagttttatttttatgctttattcATGCACTTTTCTTAAACTGTTTTGTGATTGTGGGTAAATAACTTCAGTTCAGACTCCCTGTGATATCGTGGGAGTGGTAGCAATATCCATGTTACCAGTTTGAACAGACCAGCATTTAGAAAGCTGGTTTAGGATGAAGTACAGAGTATCTGTAAAGACTATAAAGAAGCTGGTAACTATGAGAGATAAGTTTGAAAGACAATTAAAAGATACTACAATAAGGCTACAGCTACTCTGCCAATGTGCTGCAAATACCAACTGCTATTCTTTGAGAAGATTGAAAACATTTGGTTTAGCAATGGCCTGctcttttttcaaatttaaattcatcttatataaagaaaaaagcatcagaTCACCTTCTCTCCAGCCAAGTCCTATGCCTGTAGAATTTCAAATCTACAGTTTTGTTACAAGTAACTCCTATTGTAAAGCAAACGTTACCTGGGATGAGACAACAGCGCTGAACACATGAATACAGGTCATTACTTTATGATGTTACTTTCTATCGACAAATGTCTTTAAAGCAAATCACAAGTCTGATTCAAACCTCCTAAAAACTGTTTCTATAATAATCCAGCTCCAGAGACTTCAATGGAGCTACTTGTTTCCtgccaagagagaaaaatcacataGATAAACTGTTCTACAGTGTTAAATCAAGAGTCAAGGTCCAATCCTCCAGCGAGTACACTTTTGCAGAGGACAGTGGTTCTTACTGCAGAAACCAGGCATGATTTTCCAGGTTTTGGTCCATGACTATAAAGCAAAATTGTTGGGTGTGCAGCTTGCAATAACCCTTTTTCTAAACTGGGTCAGAAAATTATTCAGATTTCCATTCTGCGTCAGTCCATGTTAAAAATGGCTGCCAAAGGAAAAGACTTCATTTCAAAACAACATCCCATCTCAGCTAACAGAATGCTTCTAATATCTTTAGTAGAAATACAGGagtataaacatttttttcaaacagctgaGTTCAGAAAGGAGATCCTTGAAGTAGGAAGGGTGTATGATATCAGTAGCTAAATTACTTACCActtattattctttcttttgtagTCGGCACCGCAGCTCAGGAGGGTAAGTATATTTTACTGGCATTCTTAACTATTTAGTGTGATAAAAAGACAAACTACACCTCACAAGTGAGAAATATTTGAATTCTGCACATATTGTAGGATAGGAAAAATTCCCTGTTCATTAATTGTTACTGATCTCACTGATTTGAAAAATTGGCCGTCACGAATTGTCTCTAATTATTGCTAGTGAACTCCAAGCCAGGTTGGGCATTTTCAAACAGCAACGAACAGTAAGGTAATAGCAGGCTGATTCATTAACACTTATTATTCTCTCCTTTGCGGAGAATACCGAACCAGTAGAGAGTAAGTGTATTTTACCAGCATTCCTAACTATTTAGCGTGATATAAAGACTCCAGATGCCTCACAGGTGAGGACTAAAAGGCAGACAGAAATATTTGAGTTCAAGCAGTATTTtaggaggaaaatattttttgtgtgttagtTGCTACTGTCATCACTGATCAGAAAAATCAGCTGTAACGAGTTGCCCCTAATTACTGTTAATGGTCTCCAAGAGAATAGCAGGCAGCCAGGCTCTCTGACATAAAGTTGAACACTCTGTGATAGTATTTTGATACTGTTCAGTGTTGCAAAGAAGACACATACACAGAGAATTTACATTACACCATAAAATCAAAGATTTTGCAGCGCAAACTGTCATGGCGGGATCAAGGGTGGGCAGGGAAGCCTGCTCAGAAGTTGTTTGTAATGCTAGTTTCCCTTCTCCTTGGCCTATCTTCCAATAAAGAATTCCTGGTGGAGATTTCCGGAACCACGGTGACAATCACATGTCCCTTGACCACAGACAGCATAAGCTGGAAGTTAACAGGGATGAAAGATGGCAGCAGTGAGAAGAAGTACGTTATAGAGAATCACGACAGCTCTCCTACCAATGTGAGTTGTTCGGCAGGTGAAAAGAAGTATGAAATGTACCTGAATGCCAGAGGTGAGTGAAAAAGCACTCAGTCTATGGGATAAAGATAAAGTCTACACATTTCAGTGACAGATGTTAGGAGCTGAGGCCtgattttcagtgctgctgggctgggtgaATGCAATTCTGCTGAGGCCCTTCCCACTCTGTGTGGGCAGTAAAAAAGTGCAAGAATACACTTTTGGCAAGAGGAATCTCCCTGCTCTCTactcctttcccttctgctgttCTCAAGCTGGTTGCGTGTCAATGGTTCCCACATTCCACACAGTGCACAAGCTTCTTTTATACCACTTCTGCCGTGCTGCAAAGCAAGAGTAATGTCTGTCACAAAGGCCAGAGGCACTTCTTATCTTGCAGAGTGGAAACCTCCCATCTGGAGCACACAGCCTGATTTCTGTGAACCATCAGCCAGGGGGAGTTCACCCCCCATCCCTGCCAACAGAGTGATTTAAGCCTCTGAGCCATTTGAAATTTGGGCAGCTGCTCTGCATTCAGGACTTAAGAGTCCAGTGTAGGCAGAGGAGGGTAATGATCTAGGGGGTATTTTGCACCCTCTGGCTCAGACCATGCCAACAGCAGAGGATAGCACAGGAGGCTGCACACAGCAGCCCCCTGGCTGTGTCTGTTTGCAGACTGAAATGGCGGGGCGGATGGAATGGCCTGTGCTGTCCCCCTTCACTTCTGTTTGCTCTTTTCTCCCTCCTACCCAGAACTGTATCTTTTCTGCTAGCATTAAGGAGATGAGTGAGGCCTGGACTTTCCTTGCTGGAAAGGAAGGGTGCCTATCTCTGAGCACCTTCACCTCTCCTTCTGACAGTGTGCACAAACTGTGAGGAGCTGGATGCCTTGGCCGTGACAGGGATCATCACTGCGGACCTTCTC from Haliaeetus albicilla chromosome 7, bHalAlb1.1, whole genome shotgun sequence encodes:
- the MPZL2 gene encoding myelin protein zero-like protein 2 yields the protein MIATQESKGIWEAEEINLTWKTSLFCTHKRAVLATPCLSVQGQGALSDSSKKEYTHCLAGQAERKEFAPLCWERFEKLIFHQVIENLKQISLSDTAQPVEYGLVFLMHGPKWLGAVLFFGVQLQALWPAAAVEVYTSKEVDAVNGTNLRLKCTFSSSSPISQHLSVTWNFQPEDLSSHEPVFYYLKEPYKLSAGRFKERVTWDGNIERNDVSIVIWNLQPTDNGTFTCQVKNPPDVDGTIGEVRLRVVQKVHFSEIHFLAVAIGSACVLMIIVVTVVIICRHHQKKAQEKRIKVADTELREKENLKIREEKEASPLED
- the CD3E gene encoding T-cell surface glycoprotein CD3 epsilon chain, translating into MGLFYHMCSVSFLAACRFHWKHQPQGCQSDVVEKSKRRRNTRMRLEQSLPLLGLLLCVVGTAAQEEFLVEISGTTVTITCPLTTDSISWKLTGMKDGSSEKKYVIENHDSSPTNVSCSAGEKKYEMYLNARVCTNCEELDALAVTGIITADLLITFGVLILVYYFSKNRKGRASAGAGSRPRGQKMQRPPPVPNPDYEPIRKGQREVYAGLESRGF